The following proteins come from a genomic window of Oncorhynchus kisutch isolate 150728-3 unplaced genomic scaffold, Okis_V2 Okis06b-Okis10b_hom, whole genome shotgun sequence:
- the LOC109876358 gene encoding BTB/POZ domain-containing protein 17 isoform X2, translating into MAHTYEGGIPARVYLGTLLVALCFHPISVGGAALKQEVALENGATTLNHSMAMVQRMEGLLAQGNGSDVALRVQTVNTDEVKVIQAHTLVLSLQSEVFEELLLSHNTSTLVLREPADCAAVFDKFIRYLYCGDISVRLDQAIPLHKLASKYRVWSLQQGLSQYMTGHLSSDSPTGHVVGWYQYAMQIGDANLRDSCLQYLSWNLSSVLQSGEWGSISDDLLLSLMQRSDLILQSELELYEALEAWIGQNQPAGITVENALRQVRYGMIPPQHLFRLQKQSPVMLKYYESIRDLLFLAFQFHSASPVQLAKYFDVNCSIFTPRNYLSPSWGSPWVINNPTRDDRSFSFQTQLGPSGSDASKRVTWNALFSPRWLPLSVRSAYTNEMQATRTDGGRPRIIVTPATSSPDFAGVSFQKTVIVTARQGGKMVVRHVYNFHQSTEEAGDFLVEADLHRRASEYLIDSSLYLHVVVKPLYHSLIVARK; encoded by the exons ATGGCACACACCTATGAAGGAGGAATCCCTGCCCGGGTCTATCTGGGAACCCTGCTCGTGGCTCTTTGCTTCCACCCCATCTCCGTTGGAGGAG CCGCACTGAAGCAGGAGGTGGCGCTGGAGAATGGCGCCACAACGCTGAATCACTCCATGGCAATGGTGCAGCGCATGGAAGGTCTTCTGGCCCAAGGCAACGGCAGTGATGTGGCCCTCCGCGTGCAGACGGTCAACACGGATGAGGTGAAGGTGATCCAGGCGCACACGCTGGTGCTCTCGCTGCAGAGCGAGGTGTTTGAGGAGCTGCTGCTCAGCCACAACACCAGCACCTTGGTCCTGAGAGAGCCTGCCGACTGTGCTGCTGTCTTTGACAAGTTCATCAG GTACCTCTACTGCGGTGACATCTCAGTGCGCCTGGACCAGGCAATCCCTCTGCACAAGCTGGCTAGCAAGTACCGTGTGTGGAGCCTCCAGCAGGGCCTGAGCCAGTACATGACAGGGCACCTGTCCAGCGACTCCCCGACCGGCCACGTGGTTGGCTGGTACCAGTACGCCATGCAGATCGGCGACGCCAACCTGAGGGACAGCTGCCTCCAGTACCTCTCCTGGAACCTGTCGTCGGTGTTGCAGAGCGGCGAGTGGGGCTCCATCAGCGACGACCTGCTGCTGTCCCTGATGCAGCGCTCCGACCTCATCCTGCAGAGCGAGCTGGAGCTCTACGAGGCCCTGGAAGCCTGGATCGGCCAGAACCAGCCGGCCGGCATAACGGTGGAGAATGCCCTGAGGCAGGTGCGCTACGGCATGATCCCCCCGCAGCACCTGTTCCGTCTGCAGAAGCAGTCACCAGTCATGCTGAAATACTACGAGTCCATCCGTGACCTGCTCTTCCTGGCCTTCCAGTTCCACTCGGCCTCGCCTGTCCAGCTGGCCAAATACTTTGACGTCAACTGCAGCATATTCACGCCACGCAACTACCTGTCACCGTCCTGGGGCTCTCCGTGGGTCATCAATAACCCCACGCGCGATGACCGCAGCTTCAGCTTCCAGACCCAGCTGGGCCCCAGCGGCAGCGACGCCAGCAAGCGGGTGACCTGGAACGCCCTGTTCTCCCCGCGCTGGCTCCCGCTCAGCGTGCGCTCCGCATATACAAACGAGATGCAGGCCACACGCACTGACGGCGGTCGTCCTCGCATCATCGTCACCCCAGCCACTTCCAGCCCCGACTTTGCAGGTGTGAGCTTCCAGAAGACGGTGATCGTGACGGCGAGGCAGGGGGGTAAAATGGTGGTTCGTCACGTCTACAACTTCCACCAGAGCACTGAGGAGGCCGGGGATTTCCTGGTGGAAGCCGACCTTCACCGCCGGGCGTCTGAATACCTCATCGACAGCTCCCTCTACCTGCACGTCGTGGTAAAGCCCCTTTACCACAGCCTCATCGTTGCCAGGAAATAG
- the LOC109876358 gene encoding BTB/POZ domain-containing protein 17 isoform X1, which translates to MAHTYEGGIPARVYLGTLLVALCFHPISVGGVDPVLNGIPTSSLPAAALKQEVALENGATTLNHSMAMVQRMEGLLAQGNGSDVALRVQTVNTDEVKVIQAHTLVLSLQSEVFEELLLSHNTSTLVLREPADCAAVFDKFIRYLYCGDISVRLDQAIPLHKLASKYRVWSLQQGLSQYMTGHLSSDSPTGHVVGWYQYAMQIGDANLRDSCLQYLSWNLSSVLQSGEWGSISDDLLLSLMQRSDLILQSELELYEALEAWIGQNQPAGITVENALRQVRYGMIPPQHLFRLQKQSPVMLKYYESIRDLLFLAFQFHSASPVQLAKYFDVNCSIFTPRNYLSPSWGSPWVINNPTRDDRSFSFQTQLGPSGSDASKRVTWNALFSPRWLPLSVRSAYTNEMQATRTDGGRPRIIVTPATSSPDFAGVSFQKTVIVTARQGGKMVVRHVYNFHQSTEEAGDFLVEADLHRRASEYLIDSSLYLHVVVKPLYHSLIVARK; encoded by the exons ATGGCACACACCTATGAAGGAGGAATCCCTGCCCGGGTCTATCTGGGAACCCTGCTCGTGGCTCTTTGCTTCCACCCCATCTCCGTTGGAGGAG TTGACCCGGTGTTGAATGGGATCCCTACATCTTCTCTTCCTGCAGCCGCACTGAAGCAGGAGGTGGCGCTGGAGAATGGCGCCACAACGCTGAATCACTCCATGGCAATGGTGCAGCGCATGGAAGGTCTTCTGGCCCAAGGCAACGGCAGTGATGTGGCCCTCCGCGTGCAGACGGTCAACACGGATGAGGTGAAGGTGATCCAGGCGCACACGCTGGTGCTCTCGCTGCAGAGCGAGGTGTTTGAGGAGCTGCTGCTCAGCCACAACACCAGCACCTTGGTCCTGAGAGAGCCTGCCGACTGTGCTGCTGTCTTTGACAAGTTCATCAG GTACCTCTACTGCGGTGACATCTCAGTGCGCCTGGACCAGGCAATCCCTCTGCACAAGCTGGCTAGCAAGTACCGTGTGTGGAGCCTCCAGCAGGGCCTGAGCCAGTACATGACAGGGCACCTGTCCAGCGACTCCCCGACCGGCCACGTGGTTGGCTGGTACCAGTACGCCATGCAGATCGGCGACGCCAACCTGAGGGACAGCTGCCTCCAGTACCTCTCCTGGAACCTGTCGTCGGTGTTGCAGAGCGGCGAGTGGGGCTCCATCAGCGACGACCTGCTGCTGTCCCTGATGCAGCGCTCCGACCTCATCCTGCAGAGCGAGCTGGAGCTCTACGAGGCCCTGGAAGCCTGGATCGGCCAGAACCAGCCGGCCGGCATAACGGTGGAGAATGCCCTGAGGCAGGTGCGCTACGGCATGATCCCCCCGCAGCACCTGTTCCGTCTGCAGAAGCAGTCACCAGTCATGCTGAAATACTACGAGTCCATCCGTGACCTGCTCTTCCTGGCCTTCCAGTTCCACTCGGCCTCGCCTGTCCAGCTGGCCAAATACTTTGACGTCAACTGCAGCATATTCACGCCACGCAACTACCTGTCACCGTCCTGGGGCTCTCCGTGGGTCATCAATAACCCCACGCGCGATGACCGCAGCTTCAGCTTCCAGACCCAGCTGGGCCCCAGCGGCAGCGACGCCAGCAAGCGGGTGACCTGGAACGCCCTGTTCTCCCCGCGCTGGCTCCCGCTCAGCGTGCGCTCCGCATATACAAACGAGATGCAGGCCACACGCACTGACGGCGGTCGTCCTCGCATCATCGTCACCCCAGCCACTTCCAGCCCCGACTTTGCAGGTGTGAGCTTCCAGAAGACGGTGATCGTGACGGCGAGGCAGGGGGGTAAAATGGTGGTTCGTCACGTCTACAACTTCCACCAGAGCACTGAGGAGGCCGGGGATTTCCTGGTGGAAGCCGACCTTCACCGCCGGGCGTCTGAATACCTCATCGACAGCTCCCTCTACCTGCACGTCGTGGTAAAGCCCCTTTACCACAGCCTCATCGTTGCCAGGAAATAG